A genomic window from Glycine max cultivar Williams 82 chromosome 17, Glycine_max_v4.0, whole genome shotgun sequence includes:
- the LOC100810697 gene encoding uncharacterized protein: protein MADWGGFLDQNSGFGGGSMRNEDFDEENVWGLTMERERDFLSPKMRVSKESYGSSSAWLVSTSPRKITRTNSVTLHSLESDSDSNVVQRSSAPTSIPGWSKIYGKKGVEEGVNNKKPDCGFGDHYGDDDDEDEDDMIPPHEWIARKLARSQISSFSVCEGIGRTLKGRDLSKVRNAILTKTGFIE, encoded by the coding sequence ATGGCAGATTGGGGTGGTTTTCTGGACCAAAACAGTGGTTTTGGTGGGGGGTCAATGAGGAACGAAGATTTTGATGAAGAAAATGTGTGGGGTTTGACcatggagagggagagagactTTTTAAGTCCAAAAATGAGGGTATCTAAGGAGTCCTATGGTTCTTCCTCTGCATGGCTCGTATCAACCTCTCCAAGAAAGATTACAAGGACTAATAGTGTCACACTACACTCCTTGGAATCTGATTCTGATTCAAATGTGGTTCAAAGGTCCTCAGCACCTACGAGCATTCCTGGTTGGTCTAAAATATATGGGAAAAAGGGTGTTGAGGAGGGTGTAAACAACAAGAAGCCTGATTGTGGTTTTGGAGATCATTATGGTGATGATGACGATGAGGATGAGGATGATATGATTCCTCCTCATGAATGGATTGCTAGGAAACTTGCAAGGAGCCAGATTTCATCTTTCTCTGTGTGTGAAGGGATCGGGAGGACACTGAAAGGGAGAGATCTTAGTAAAGTGAGAAATGCCATTTTGACCAAAACAGGTTTTATAGAGTAA